One part of the Arthrobacter sp. EM1 genome encodes these proteins:
- the purL gene encoding phosphoribosylformylglycinamidine synthase subunit PurL yields the protein MTDTSRPNATETKKFNIDTVENAAKTPDVELPWAELGLKQNEFEEVVKVLGRRPTGAELAMYSVMWSEHCSYKSSKNHLRQFGEKVTEEMKKDMLVGIGENAGVTNLGDGWAVTFKIESHNSPSFVEPYQGAATGIGGIVRDIISMGARPVAVMDPLRFGAIDHPDTARVMHGAVAGIGGYGNSLGLPNIGGEMVFDSVYQGNPLVNALAVGVMRHEDIRLANASGKGNKVVLFGARTGGDGIGGASVLASESFDDTKPSKRPAVQVGDPFAEKVLIECCLELFKGSLVEGIQDLGAAGISCATSELASNGDGGMEVELTSVLLRDPTLTPGEILMSESQERMMAVVTPENVAAFEAVMDKWAVEYSWLGEVTDTGRLIITWEGDVIVDVDPRTVAHDGPVYDRPFARPAWQDAVQADSFTGSVQDAGRPSAPADLATAITELVSSPNMCSKSWITSQYDRYVGGNTSMSFPDDAGVVRVDEETGLGVALATDANGRYTYLDPYHGAQLALAEAYRNVATSGAVPMAVSDCLNFGSPEDPDVMWQLAEAIRGLSDACMVLGIPVTGGNVSLYNQTGTVPIHPSPVVAVLGKFDDVDRRTPSGWQEDGQAIYFLGTTAAELDGSEWSNMRGHLGGLPPKVDLAAERALGEILINASRDGMVDSAHDLSEGGLAAALVESSLRYGVGARIALQDILDRDGVDLFTALFSETQGRAIVAVPRSEEIRFKDMCTARGFAHLRIGVVDAEGGTLEINGVDTLDLASLREAHEATLPKYFG from the coding sequence ATGACGGACACGTCGCGCCCCAACGCCACCGAGACCAAGAAGTTCAACATCGACACGGTCGAGAACGCGGCCAAGACACCGGACGTCGAGCTGCCGTGGGCCGAGCTGGGCCTGAAGCAGAACGAGTTCGAGGAAGTCGTTAAGGTCCTGGGCCGCCGCCCGACAGGCGCCGAGCTCGCCATGTATTCCGTGATGTGGAGCGAGCACTGCTCCTACAAGTCCTCCAAGAACCACCTGCGCCAGTTCGGCGAAAAGGTGACCGAGGAGATGAAAAAGGACATGCTTGTGGGCATCGGCGAAAATGCCGGCGTCACGAATCTCGGTGACGGCTGGGCGGTGACGTTCAAGATCGAGTCGCACAACTCGCCGTCGTTCGTCGAGCCCTACCAGGGTGCCGCGACCGGCATCGGCGGGATCGTCCGCGACATCATCTCGATGGGTGCCCGGCCCGTGGCCGTAATGGATCCGCTGCGGTTCGGCGCCATCGACCACCCCGATACCGCCCGCGTGATGCACGGCGCCGTCGCCGGCATCGGCGGCTACGGCAACTCCCTGGGACTGCCGAACATCGGCGGCGAAATGGTCTTCGACTCCGTGTACCAGGGCAACCCGCTGGTCAACGCCCTCGCCGTCGGCGTGATGCGGCACGAGGACATCCGCCTCGCCAACGCCTCCGGCAAGGGCAACAAGGTGGTGCTCTTCGGAGCCCGCACCGGCGGTGACGGCATCGGCGGCGCCTCCGTGCTGGCCTCTGAGTCCTTCGACGACACCAAACCCTCCAAGCGTCCGGCCGTCCAGGTCGGGGACCCCTTCGCCGAGAAGGTCCTGATCGAATGCTGCCTCGAACTGTTCAAGGGCTCCCTGGTTGAGGGCATCCAGGACCTCGGCGCCGCCGGCATCTCCTGCGCTACCTCCGAGCTCGCCTCCAACGGCGACGGCGGCATGGAAGTCGAGCTCACCTCCGTCCTGCTGCGCGACCCCACCCTGACGCCGGGCGAGATCCTGATGTCCGAGTCGCAGGAACGCATGATGGCCGTCGTCACCCCGGAAAACGTCGCAGCATTTGAAGCCGTGATGGACAAGTGGGCTGTCGAGTATTCCTGGCTGGGCGAGGTGACCGATACCGGACGCCTCATCATCACGTGGGAAGGTGACGTGATTGTTGACGTCGACCCGCGCACAGTGGCCCACGACGGGCCGGTCTACGACCGGCCGTTTGCCCGCCCCGCCTGGCAGGACGCCGTGCAGGCCGACTCCTTCACCGGGTCCGTGCAGGACGCCGGCCGCCCGTCCGCCCCCGCGGACCTGGCCACCGCCATCACCGAACTCGTTTCCTCGCCGAACATGTGCAGCAAGTCCTGGATTACCAGCCAGTACGACCGCTATGTCGGCGGCAATACCTCGATGTCGTTCCCGGACGACGCCGGCGTGGTCCGGGTGGACGAGGAAACCGGGTTGGGCGTGGCTCTGGCCACCGACGCCAACGGCCGCTACACCTACCTTGATCCCTACCACGGCGCACAGTTGGCGCTGGCCGAGGCGTACCGCAACGTCGCCACCTCCGGCGCCGTGCCGATGGCCGTCAGCGACTGCCTGAACTTCGGCTCGCCCGAGGATCCCGACGTTATGTGGCAGCTTGCCGAAGCCATCCGCGGCCTGTCCGACGCGTGTATGGTCCTGGGCATCCCGGTCACCGGCGGCAACGTTTCGCTCTACAACCAGACCGGCACAGTGCCCATCCACCCCTCCCCCGTGGTGGCCGTGCTGGGCAAGTTCGACGACGTCGACCGGCGCACGCCGTCGGGCTGGCAAGAAGACGGCCAGGCCATCTATTTCCTCGGCACAACCGCTGCGGAGCTGGACGGTTCGGAGTGGTCCAACATGCGCGGACACCTGGGTGGTTTGCCTCCCAAGGTTGACTTGGCCGCCGAGCGTGCGCTGGGCGAGATCCTGATTAACGCTTCCCGCGACGGCATGGTGGATTCCGCGCACGACCTCTCCGAGGGCGGCCTTGCCGCGGCCCTCGTGGAGTCCTCGCTGCGCTACGGCGTGGGTGCCCGGATTGCGCTGCAGGATATCCTGGACCGCGATGGCGTGGACCTGTTCACCGCGCTGTTCTCCGAGACCCAGGGCCGCGCCATCGTGGCGGTGCCCCGCTCCGAGGAAATCAGGTTCAAGGACATGTGCACCGCCCGCGGCTTCGCGCACCTCCGGATCGGCGTCGTGGACGCCGAGGGCGGCACGCTTGAGATCAACGGCGTCGACACCCTGGACCTCGCCTCGCTCCGCGAAGCCCACGAGGCTACCTTGCCGAAGTACTTCGGCTAG
- the purQ gene encoding phosphoribosylformylglycinamidine synthase subunit PurQ, producing MTELPLIGEAIAVAAEPRLAGAKIGVVTFPGTLDDRDAIRAVRLAGATAVPLWHADTTLGDVDAVVIPGGFSYGDYLRAGAISRFAPLMTKIIDAATSDGRLPVLGICNGFQILTESHLLPGSMIKNDHLKFMCRDQVLRVENNTTAWTGDYAAGQEITVPLKNQDGQYIADAKTLDALEAEGRVVFRYVGFNPNGSRRDIAGIANAAGNIVGLMPHPEHAVEAGFGPENGSGTEGLGFFTSVLNKIVGDNK from the coding sequence ATGACTGAACTTCCCCTGATCGGCGAAGCCATTGCCGTCGCCGCAGAGCCCCGGCTCGCCGGCGCGAAAATCGGCGTCGTGACCTTCCCCGGCACCCTTGACGACCGCGATGCCATCCGGGCGGTCCGGCTCGCAGGCGCCACCGCCGTCCCGCTCTGGCACGCCGACACCACCCTGGGGGACGTCGACGCCGTCGTCATTCCCGGTGGTTTCTCCTACGGCGACTACCTCCGCGCCGGCGCCATCTCCCGGTTCGCGCCGCTGATGACCAAAATCATCGACGCCGCGACCTCGGACGGCAGGCTGCCCGTGCTGGGCATCTGCAACGGCTTCCAGATCCTGACCGAATCGCACCTTTTGCCCGGCTCGATGATCAAAAACGACCACTTGAAATTCATGTGCCGCGACCAGGTCCTGCGGGTGGAAAACAACACAACCGCCTGGACCGGCGACTACGCCGCCGGCCAGGAAATTACCGTGCCGCTGAAGAACCAGGACGGCCAGTACATCGCGGACGCCAAGACCCTTGACGCGCTGGAAGCCGAGGGCCGTGTGGTGTTCCGCTACGTCGGCTTCAACCCGAACGGCTCCCGCCGCGACATCGCCGGCATCGCCAACGCCGCGGGAAACATTGTGGGCCTTATGCCGCACCCGGAACACGCCGTGGAAGCAGGATTCGGCCCCGAGAACGGCTCCGGCACCGAGGGCCTTGGCTTCTTCACCTCTGTCCTGAACAAGATCGTGGGAGACAACAAATGA
- the purS gene encoding phosphoribosylformylglycinamidine synthase subunit PurS, whose amino-acid sequence MPRIVVDVMPKPEILDPQGKAIVGALPRLGFTAFSSVRQGKRFELTVDGEVTEEILAQARNAAETLLSNPVIEDVVNVEVVEA is encoded by the coding sequence ATGCCCCGGATCGTTGTCGACGTTATGCCCAAGCCCGAGATTCTCGACCCCCAGGGGAAGGCCATCGTGGGTGCACTCCCCCGTCTGGGCTTCACCGCGTTTAGCTCTGTCCGCCAGGGCAAGCGCTTTGAACTCACGGTCGATGGCGAGGTGACCGAAGAGATCCTGGCCCAGGCCCGGAACGCCGCGGAGACCCTGCTGTCCAACCCGGTGATCGAAGACGTCGTCAACGTCGAGGTCGTCGAGGCCTGA